A single window of Bordetella genomosp. 11 DNA harbors:
- a CDS encoding membrane-targeted effector domain-containing toxin: MAAPAVTTRCASARPIFFGGSMPEVVSNQSFIAPYVALEPLAGGTDATTDMVESPGLDKPSGKYEIPLCDRPTLNVLVDHWLMGDRHAFDPHFATRDRVINSVSAKTYARRRALQNDAQQFFLGVGSECLAQKRRYAREMRNVPKRDPGGQLMRLLDACPGVVLGEVHSHVGARKLLIENMPALKAQGVERLYMEHLLTDVHGDALAELNGSPHTEISAGVARYLRAQDNGWAPVSKLDRVFAEKYSYEAVVDAAHRAGISVIAIDCAASYFLKGGESYADDSDVWRIPVMNYFSYLVINETSHARDRVPRDGQDGKWIALVGNTHMSVFDGVPGLSELMGVPGVRFEDAMENRVGADTGFEIKHPSCFVGDTKNILVKGDFIFRMDVREPGAEQTATPHRPSFLRRAVDYLSCYPGARRA, encoded by the coding sequence GTGGCTGCCCCGGCTGTAACAACCCGGTGTGCGAGCGCCCGGCCTATATTTTTTGGAGGCAGCATGCCGGAAGTAGTGTCGAATCAGTCGTTTATAGCGCCATATGTGGCCTTGGAACCGCTCGCGGGTGGAACCGATGCGACTACCGACATGGTCGAAAGTCCCGGTCTGGACAAGCCATCGGGCAAATATGAAATTCCGCTATGCGATCGCCCCACGCTGAATGTCCTGGTGGACCATTGGTTGATGGGGGACCGCCACGCCTTCGATCCGCATTTCGCCACGCGCGATCGCGTGATCAATTCTGTCTCGGCCAAGACATATGCCAGAAGACGCGCGCTCCAAAACGATGCCCAGCAGTTCTTCCTGGGCGTGGGCTCGGAATGCCTGGCGCAAAAACGCCGCTATGCGCGTGAAATGCGGAATGTGCCCAAAAGGGATCCCGGCGGGCAGTTGATGAGGTTGCTGGACGCTTGCCCCGGTGTGGTCCTGGGAGAAGTGCACAGCCATGTCGGAGCCAGGAAATTGCTCATCGAGAATATGCCGGCGCTCAAGGCACAAGGTGTGGAGCGCTTGTACATGGAGCATCTATTGACCGACGTGCATGGCGATGCGCTGGCTGAATTGAATGGGTCGCCGCACACCGAAATATCGGCGGGCGTGGCCCGTTACCTGCGGGCGCAGGACAACGGGTGGGCTCCGGTCAGCAAGCTCGACCGCGTATTCGCGGAAAAATACAGCTACGAGGCGGTCGTGGATGCCGCGCACCGGGCCGGCATAAGCGTGATCGCCATCGACTGCGCGGCGAGTTATTTCCTGAAGGGCGGCGAGAGCTATGCCGACGATAGCGACGTGTGGCGTATTCCCGTCATGAATTATTTTTCTTATCTCGTCATCAATGAAACCAGTCATGCCCGCGATCGTGTTCCCCGGGATGGCCAGGATGGCAAATGGATCGCCCTGGTGGGAAACACGCATATGAGCGTATTCGATGGCGTCCCAGGGCTGTCGGAGCTGATGGGTGTGCCGGGAGTGCGCTTCGAAGACGCGATGGAAAACCGCGTCGGTGCGGATACCGGCTTCGAAATCAAGCATCCGTCATGCTTTGTCGGAGACACGAAAAACATCCTGGTAAAGGGCGACTTCATATTCAGGATGGATGTGCGCGAGCCTGGGGCGGAACAGACAGCGACCCCGCATCGGCCGTCGTTCCTGCGCCGCGCAGTGGACTATTTGTCCTGCTATCCCGGGGCCCGGAGAGCTTGA
- the tagF gene encoding type VI secretion system-associated protein TagF: MDGANRGELNGRLGWYGKIPASGDFVHRRLSRELIAWWDRWLQHGVAGLKQAAEPHTARGFAGAPIWNFAIPAGLGAGVAQLGCIAPSRDRVGRGYPLCVALPMRADEYRSGLLDGATDYYRQIGMNMLAAVRHGCTPEIFDRSLLYVSLPGGAPDLPSPGGSDIMDILNAGTTGAATPLATRSLAAWPDLPFCFNPSSHTSYWWTNQADGAPLQTYVHGGALNATLFSRLFSSLPAWRP, translated from the coding sequence ATGGATGGCGCGAACCGCGGCGAACTGAATGGCCGCCTGGGCTGGTACGGAAAAATTCCCGCGTCGGGCGATTTCGTGCACCGGCGGCTTTCCCGCGAACTGATTGCATGGTGGGACCGCTGGCTGCAACACGGCGTGGCCGGGCTGAAGCAGGCCGCGGAGCCGCACACGGCGCGCGGCTTCGCCGGCGCGCCCATCTGGAACTTCGCCATTCCCGCCGGCCTGGGGGCGGGCGTCGCCCAGCTGGGCTGCATCGCGCCCAGCCGCGACCGCGTGGGCCGCGGCTATCCGCTGTGCGTGGCCCTGCCGATGCGCGCCGACGAGTACCGCAGCGGCCTGCTCGACGGCGCGACCGACTACTACCGCCAGATCGGCATGAACATGCTGGCGGCGGTCAGGCACGGCTGCACACCGGAAATCTTCGACCGGTCGCTGCTGTACGTCAGCCTGCCCGGCGGCGCGCCGGACCTGCCGTCACCGGGCGGCAGCGACATCATGGATATCCTGAACGCCGGCACGACCGGGGCCGCCACCCCGCTTGCCACGCGGTCGCTGGCGGCCTGGCCCGACCTGCCGTTCTGCTTCAACCCCAGTTCTCATACCAGCTATTGGTGGACCAACCAGGCCGACGGGGCCCCGCTTCAGACCTATGTACACGGCGGCGCCCTGAACGCAACATTGTTTTCCCGGCTGTTTTCCTCGCTGCCCGCGTGGCGGCCATGA
- the moaB gene encoding molybdenum cofactor biosynthesis protein B, which translates to MSEQKDDKKACLACAVLTVSDTRTAGNDTSGNWLAETLARDGHDCVRRDLVKDNVYQIRRVVSAWIADAEVQVILITGGTGFSHRDSTPEAVAPLLDKEITGFGELFRHVSYQEIGSSTIQSRALAGYANDTVVFCLPGSTGACETAWNHILREQLDSRHKPCNFASHLQKKALEARERTR; encoded by the coding sequence ATGAGCGAGCAAAAAGACGACAAGAAAGCGTGCCTGGCATGCGCGGTCCTGACGGTCAGCGATACGCGCACCGCGGGCAACGACACCTCCGGGAACTGGCTGGCCGAAACCCTGGCGCGCGACGGACACGACTGCGTTCGGCGCGACCTGGTGAAGGACAACGTGTACCAGATCCGCCGCGTCGTCAGCGCATGGATCGCCGACGCCGAAGTCCAGGTCATCCTGATCACCGGCGGGACCGGCTTTTCGCATCGCGACTCCACCCCCGAGGCGGTAGCGCCCCTGCTCGACAAGGAAATCACGGGCTTCGGCGAGTTGTTCCGCCACGTGTCCTACCAGGAGATCGGCAGCTCCACCATCCAGTCGCGCGCCCTGGCCGGCTACGCCAACGACACGGTGGTGTTCTGCCTGCCCGGCTCCACCGGCGCGTGCGAAACCGCATGGAACCACATCCTGCGCGAACAGCTGGACAGCCGCCACAAGCCCTGCAACTTCGCCAGCCATCTGCAAAAGAAGGCACTGGAAGCCAGGGAACGCACCCGCTGA
- a CDS encoding peroxiredoxin: MTIKVGDRVPDGTLTEFIETETESCALGPNNFQVADLVKGKKIVVFAVPGAFTPTCSNKHLPGFIQNADAFKAKGVDEIWCVSVNDAFVMGAWGRDQKTGGKVRMLADGSATWTKALGLELDLNARGMGMRSQRYAMVLEDGVVKALNIEAPGKFEVSDAASMLAKC, translated from the coding sequence ATGACCATCAAAGTCGGCGACCGGGTCCCTGACGGCACCCTGACCGAGTTCATCGAAACCGAGACCGAGAGCTGCGCGCTCGGTCCGAACAATTTCCAGGTCGCGGACCTGGTGAAGGGCAAGAAGATCGTGGTGTTCGCCGTGCCGGGCGCTTTCACGCCGACCTGCTCGAACAAGCACCTGCCGGGCTTTATCCAGAATGCGGATGCGTTCAAGGCGAAGGGCGTGGACGAGATCTGGTGCGTGTCGGTCAATGACGCCTTCGTGATGGGCGCCTGGGGCCGCGACCAGAAGACGGGCGGCAAGGTCCGCATGCTGGCCGACGGTTCGGCCACCTGGACGAAGGCGCTGGGCCTGGAACTGGACCTGAACGCGCGCGGCATGGGGATGCGTTCGCAGCGCTATGCCATGGTGCTGGAGGATGGCGTGGTCAAGGCGCTGAATATCGAAGCACCCGGCAAGTTCGAGGTTAGCGACGCGGCATCGATGCTCGCCAAGTGCTGA
- a CDS encoding DUF748 domain-containing protein, with protein sequence MPSYLPRIRFTRRFLRIAGAVVGLILLLLALAAWQVPELTRRALTRDVAAMLGREVQVGKITFNPFSLTLRVHDFAIAQPGGAQPLLTVAEADASASWKSLFWFAPVVDAMVLREPRVALVRDAQAHFNFSDIQQKLQEMSAGKPEPAPEEKDKPLPRFSLNNMRLENGSITLDDKVTGRQQVIDQIALGVPFISNFGYATDIDVVPKFHARINGSPFDLNGTARPFDATPTSTLDVVFSGLELEKWADAWGVPLPVKLNRALLDSDLHISFEQPKDAAPKLRITGGLSLRELDLREASDERLAAWSALNVRGVDALPLERRLQVGEVELVDPNIQTRRYADQRVNWLDVIDKLQRLGAGAKTEGPATVSTVKTASVPPVAAPGTAAPPTAAAKPDSQASAATGSTAPDTATAAPRASAGAAAAPPAAEAKGGAAPTDTAPATATPPTTAQSTTAQSTTAQPTTAQPTTAQPTAASPTAASPAAAPPTATAAAEPDPWHINVDKVSIVNGQLRLRDAPTKLDYALDKVSVSVTHVALPQPKDQPIAIELGAENPDGATLHATGGVILQPLALTLDAKADRLPLAPFASAVRSFAPVTLLAGTVGAAAKVDVRDKAGTYAIQASDIKLDLAGVSARDETLNPPVTVGVKRLALGVDRFVLGSGSSKFDLRASGLLGDGDLASQGSLTLNPLAVKARVDLSNLDVAMLAPYAASRLNATVKSIRLGAKGDVDFTGARGAAPMKVMWKGGVDVSDLNLQDRVNRADFLAWKLLSLRSMAISLSGGKPTIDLGDVTLDNFYGNVLLNSQGQLNVMSLIAEPGKAGGSITQDTQARETPSAPAPEPSRTKASSGPAESHAQGGMPDIAVRSVTLKNGRATFNDRFVRPNYTAELSAIEGSVSAVSSTDPKPAKVSVTGRVYRTAPLSISGIVQPFAKFLTLDIKASARGVDLPRFTTYSAKYVGYPIERGKLSMDVEYRLKDRQLQASNRVQLDQLTFGAKTNSPQATTLPVMLAVALLKDRSGNIDINLPISGSLDDPNFSVGGIILRVIGNLIVKAVTSPFSLLASAFGGGDELSYIAFEPGSSTLSDDDKEKLKKLAAAMADRPSLKMDIAGRADPVSDEAGLRQSWVDMRIRAARSRATGKSGRLDGDAPLSEAERAKYLEAAYDNTKIDNKPRNFIGMAKSVPPAQMEALLKQAAPAGEDQLRKLADARAQAAYEQLQQQGAPMDRIFMVAPNLSAEGVKDNGPPSRVEFSLRR encoded by the coding sequence ATGCCCTCGTATTTGCCCCGAATTCGATTTACGCGGCGGTTTTTGCGGATCGCGGGGGCGGTTGTAGGGCTGATCCTGCTTCTGCTCGCGCTGGCCGCATGGCAGGTACCGGAACTCACGCGCCGCGCGCTGACCCGTGACGTCGCGGCCATGCTGGGACGCGAAGTCCAGGTCGGCAAGATCACCTTCAATCCGTTTTCGCTGACGCTGCGCGTGCACGATTTCGCGATCGCGCAGCCGGGCGGCGCCCAGCCCCTGCTGACGGTGGCCGAAGCCGATGCCAGCGCTTCGTGGAAATCGCTGTTCTGGTTCGCTCCGGTGGTGGACGCGATGGTGTTGCGCGAGCCGCGCGTGGCGCTGGTGCGCGACGCGCAGGCGCATTTCAACTTCTCGGATATCCAGCAGAAACTGCAGGAAATGAGCGCCGGCAAGCCGGAACCCGCGCCCGAGGAAAAAGACAAGCCCCTGCCGCGCTTTTCACTGAACAACATGCGCCTGGAGAACGGCTCGATCACCCTGGACGACAAGGTGACGGGCCGCCAGCAGGTTATCGACCAGATCGCCCTGGGCGTACCGTTCATTTCGAACTTCGGCTATGCCACCGATATCGATGTCGTGCCGAAATTCCATGCGCGGATCAACGGCAGTCCCTTCGACCTGAACGGGACGGCGCGGCCGTTCGACGCCACCCCCACGTCCACGCTGGATGTGGTCTTCAGCGGACTCGAACTGGAAAAATGGGCCGACGCGTGGGGCGTGCCGTTGCCGGTGAAGTTGAACCGCGCGCTGCTGGATTCCGATCTGCACATTTCCTTCGAGCAGCCCAAGGATGCCGCGCCCAAGCTGCGCATCACCGGCGGGCTGAGCCTGCGTGAGCTCGACCTGCGCGAGGCCTCGGATGAGCGCCTGGCGGCATGGAGCGCGTTGAACGTGCGTGGCGTGGACGCGCTGCCGCTGGAAAGGCGCCTGCAGGTCGGCGAAGTGGAGCTGGTGGATCCGAACATCCAGACGCGCCGCTACGCGGACCAGCGCGTCAATTGGCTGGACGTCATCGACAAATTGCAGCGCCTGGGCGCGGGCGCCAAAACAGAGGGGCCGGCCACGGTGTCCACCGTGAAGACCGCGTCCGTGCCGCCGGTAGCCGCGCCAGGGACCGCCGCGCCGCCAACGGCGGCGGCCAAGCCCGACTCCCAGGCTTCAGCCGCGACGGGATCGACGGCGCCGGACACCGCGACTGCCGCGCCCCGGGCGTCTGCCGGGGCCGCAGCCGCGCCGCCGGCGGCCGAGGCGAAGGGCGGCGCCGCACCGACGGACACCGCGCCCGCGACCGCCACCCCGCCGACGACGGCACAATCGACGACGGCACAATCGACGACAGCACAACCGACGACAGCACAACCGACGACAGCACAACCGACCGCAGCCTCGCCGACCGCAGCATCGCCGGCCGCAGCACCACCGACCGCGACGGCCGCCGCCGAGCCGGATCCCTGGCATATCAATGTGGACAAGGTGTCCATCGTCAATGGCCAGCTGCGCCTGCGCGATGCGCCCACCAAACTGGACTATGCGCTGGACAAGGTCTCGGTGTCCGTCACCCATGTCGCGCTGCCCCAGCCCAAGGACCAGCCCATCGCCATCGAGCTGGGCGCGGAGAACCCCGATGGCGCGACGCTGCATGCCACCGGCGGCGTGATCCTGCAGCCTTTGGCCCTGACCCTGGATGCGAAGGCCGACCGCCTGCCGCTGGCGCCGTTCGCCAGCGCGGTACGCAGCTTCGCGCCGGTCACTCTCCTGGCGGGCACCGTCGGCGCCGCCGCCAAGGTCGACGTCCGGGACAAGGCCGGCACTTATGCCATCCAGGCATCCGACATCAAGCTGGACCTCGCCGGCGTATCCGCACGCGATGAAACGCTGAATCCCCCGGTCACGGTGGGCGTGAAGCGCCTGGCGCTGGGGGTGGACAGGTTCGTGCTGGGCTCGGGATCGTCGAAGTTCGACCTGCGCGCTTCAGGCCTCCTGGGTGACGGCGACCTGGCATCCCAGGGCAGCCTGACGCTGAACCCGCTGGCGGTGAAGGCGCGTGTCGATCTGTCCAACCTGGACGTGGCGATGCTGGCGCCGTATGCCGCATCGCGCTTGAACGCGACGGTGAAATCGATCCGGCTGGGTGCCAAAGGCGATGTGGACTTCACCGGCGCGCGGGGCGCGGCGCCGATGAAAGTCATGTGGAAGGGCGGCGTGGACGTCAGCGACCTGAACCTGCAGGATCGTGTGAACCGTGCCGATTTCCTGGCCTGGAAGCTGCTCAGCCTGCGCAGCATGGCGATATCGCTGTCCGGCGGCAAGCCCACGATAGACCTGGGCGATGTGACGCTGGACAATTTCTACGGCAACGTGTTGCTGAATTCCCAGGGCCAGCTCAATGTGATGAGCCTTATCGCCGAGCCCGGCAAGGCGGGCGGCTCCATCACGCAGGACACGCAGGCGCGCGAGACACCATCGGCGCCGGCGCCCGAGCCGTCCCGGACGAAGGCGTCCAGCGGCCCGGCCGAATCCCACGCCCAGGGCGGCATGCCCGATATCGCCGTGCGCAGCGTCACGCTGAAGAATGGGCGGGCGACGTTCAACGACCGCTTCGTGCGGCCCAACTACACCGCCGAACTGTCCGCCATCGAGGGATCTGTGTCGGCGGTGTCGTCCACCGACCCCAAGCCCGCCAAGGTCAGCGTGACGGGACGTGTGTACCGTACCGCGCCGCTGTCGATCAGCGGCATCGTCCAGCCCTTCGCCAAATTCCTGACGCTGGACATCAAGGCGTCGGCGCGCGGCGTCGACCTGCCGCGCTTCACGACGTACTCGGCGAAGTACGTCGGCTATCCCATCGAGCGCGGCAAGCTGTCGATGGATGTCGAATACCGCCTGAAGGACCGGCAGCTGCAGGCCAGCAACCGTGTGCAGCTGGACCAGCTGACCTTCGGCGCGAAGACCAACAGCCCGCAGGCGACCACCTTGCCGGTGATGCTCGCCGTCGCATTGTTGAAAGATCGTTCCGGCAATATCGATATCAACCTGCCGATATCCGGGTCGCTCGACGATCCCAATTTTTCGGTGGGCGGCATCATTCTCCGCGTCATCGGCAACCTTATCGTCAAGGCCGTCACCTCGCCATTCAGCCTGCTGGCGTCGGCCTTCGGCGGTGGCGACGAGCTGTCCTATATCGCCTTCGAACCGGGCAGTTCGACGCTGAGCGACGACGACAAGGAAAAGCTGAAGAAGCTGGCGGCGGCGATGGCCGACCGGCCGTCGCTGAAGATGGACATCGCCGGACGCGCGGACCCGGTGTCCGACGAGGCCGGCCTGCGCCAGTCCTGGGTGGATATGCGTATCCGTGCCGCGCGCTCGCGCGCCACCGGCAAGAGCGGCCGGCTGGACGGCGATGCGCCGCTGTCCGAGGCCGAACGCGCGAAGTACCTGGAGGCCGCTTACGACAACACCAAGATCGACAACAAGCCGCGCAATTTCATCGGCATGGCGAAATCCGTGCCGCCGGCGCAGATGGAAGCCTTGCTGAAGCAGGCGGCGCCGGCCGGCGAGGACCAATTGCGCAAGCTGGCCGATGCGCGGGCCCAGGCGGCGTACGAACAGCTGCAGCAGCAGGGCGCGCCGATGGACCGGATATTCATGGTCGCACCGAACCTGTCGGCGGAAGGCGTGAAGGACAATGGTCCGCCGAGCCGGGTGGAATTTTCCTTGAGGCGTTGA
- the moaC gene encoding cyclic pyranopterin monophosphate synthase MoaC → MSTSTPALSHLDESGQVRMVDVGGKTVTARVAIAAARVRMNATAYGLLTQPGQGKGEVLNTARVAGMLAAKRCADLIPLCHSLPLSFVGVDFALDDATHSIDIRATCRTDFRTGVEMEAMTACSVAALTVYDMCKAADKGIVIEQIRLEYKAGGKSGEWRADGQSASPGK, encoded by the coding sequence ATGTCCACCTCTACCCCGGCCTTGAGCCACCTCGATGAATCCGGCCAGGTCCGCATGGTCGACGTTGGCGGCAAAACCGTCACTGCCCGCGTCGCCATCGCGGCGGCCCGCGTGCGCATGAACGCCACCGCCTACGGCCTGCTTACCCAGCCGGGCCAGGGCAAGGGCGAAGTGCTGAACACCGCCCGTGTGGCCGGCATGCTGGCCGCCAAGCGCTGCGCCGACCTGATCCCTTTGTGCCACAGCCTGCCGCTGTCGTTCGTCGGCGTTGACTTCGCCTTGGACGACGCGACACACAGCATCGATATCCGCGCCACCTGCCGCACGGACTTCCGCACCGGCGTCGAAATGGAAGCCATGACCGCCTGCAGCGTGGCCGCCCTGACGGTCTACGACATGTGCAAGGCGGCCGACAAAGGCATCGTCATCGAACAGATCCGCCTGGAATACAAGGCCGGCGGCAAAAGCGGCGAATGGCGGGCGGATGGCCAAAGCGCTTCGCCCGGAAAATAA
- a CDS encoding dienelactone hydrolase family protein has translation MDDKHLDSLLPPLRLDRRGFIATAAASGFCLAAGPVMAQTAIKTDAKGLTAGWVEVPAAGGNMRAYRAQPQGGTRLPTVLVVPEIFGLHEYIQDICRRLAHRGYLAIAPDLFARQGDPTKYTDIAKLQADIISKIPDAQVIGDLDATAKWAAGHNGDAGKLGIIGFCWGGRFVWLYSAHDPKLKAGAAFYGPLRGKRDETLRPKFPVDIAGDMHAPVRGAYGAEDTGITQDDVAAMREALSKGSSAAKASVIDVYQGAGHAFHADYRPSYRKAQAEQAWERMLEWFSQHNLASSAQS, from the coding sequence ATGGACGACAAACACCTGGATAGCCTTCTGCCGCCGCTGCGCCTGGATCGCCGCGGTTTCATCGCCACCGCCGCGGCATCGGGCTTTTGCCTGGCGGCGGGGCCCGTCATGGCGCAGACGGCGATCAAGACCGACGCCAAGGGATTGACCGCCGGCTGGGTGGAAGTGCCGGCCGCCGGCGGGAATATGCGCGCCTATCGCGCCCAGCCGCAGGGGGGTACCCGTCTGCCGACGGTGCTGGTGGTGCCGGAAATCTTCGGCTTGCATGAGTACATCCAGGACATCTGCCGGCGCCTCGCGCACCGCGGCTACCTGGCCATCGCGCCCGATCTCTTCGCGCGCCAGGGCGATCCCACGAAGTACACCGACATTGCCAAGCTGCAGGCGGACATCATCAGCAAAATTCCGGATGCGCAGGTGATCGGCGACCTGGACGCCACCGCCAAATGGGCGGCCGGGCATAACGGCGACGCCGGCAAGCTGGGCATTATCGGGTTCTGCTGGGGCGGCCGCTTCGTATGGCTGTACTCGGCCCACGATCCCAAGCTGAAGGCCGGTGCGGCGTTCTACGGCCCCTTGCGCGGCAAGCGCGACGAGACCCTGCGGCCGAAATTCCCCGTGGACATCGCCGGCGACATGCATGCGCCCGTGCGCGGCGCCTACGGCGCTGAAGACACCGGCATTACGCAGGACGACGTGGCCGCCATGCGGGAAGCGCTATCCAAGGGTTCCTCCGCCGCCAAGGCGTCCGTCATCGACGTCTACCAGGGCGCCGGGCATGCGTTTCATGCCGACTATCGGCCGAGTTACCGCAAGGCGCAGGCGGAACAGGCCTGGGAGCGCATGCTCGAATGGTTTTCGCAGCATAATCTGGCATCGTCGGCGCAGAGTTGA
- a CDS encoding MFS transporter translates to MFATISSFSSLYMAALLMLCGTGLFNTFMGLRLTAQSVSPFWVGTLIAGYYLGLVCGARLGHRLLIRVGHIRAFVACAAIAAVMVLAQASIEILSLWLVFRLVAGIAMVTQFMVLESWLNEQTENRLRGRVFSVYMLMSGLGTVLGQLSLTLFATLDLRPLTLVAVFQILCLVPIALTARSHPATPVPAPLDLRFFASRVPLSLTVLFVAGLLSGGFYGLAPVYAARHGFSTAQVAVYVAATVTAGLLSQFPMGWVSDRVNRAGLIRFNAALLTVLPALMWGWLSMPFPLLLLLSCVFGVLQFTLYPLGAAFANDHVEPERRVGLSAILLMAYGIGACVGPLIAGGLMSLAGPNMYYVFISACALTLVLTVRPIKVTHEHQVDEAPMHFQAMPDALQSSPAAAATLDPRVDPEVDQQLVMVEPQADVVAPPRATAAEAEESLAKETRAEDETRV, encoded by the coding sequence ATGTTCGCCACGATTTCCTCTTTCTCTTCCCTGTATATGGCCGCGCTGCTGATGCTGTGCGGTACCGGCCTGTTCAATACCTTCATGGGGCTGCGCCTGACCGCGCAGTCCGTCAGTCCGTTCTGGGTGGGTACCCTGATCGCGGGCTATTACCTGGGGTTGGTCTGCGGCGCGCGGCTGGGACACCGGTTGCTTATCCGTGTGGGCCACATCCGCGCTTTCGTGGCGTGTGCGGCCATCGCCGCCGTCATGGTGCTGGCCCAGGCTTCGATCGAGATATTGTCCCTGTGGCTGGTATTCCGCCTGGTTGCCGGCATCGCCATGGTGACGCAGTTCATGGTGCTGGAAAGCTGGCTGAACGAGCAGACGGAAAACCGGCTGCGCGGGCGGGTTTTCTCCGTCTACATGCTGATGTCCGGCCTGGGCACCGTCCTGGGCCAGCTGTCGCTGACCTTGTTCGCCACGCTGGACCTGCGGCCCCTGACGCTGGTGGCGGTATTCCAGATTCTCTGCCTGGTGCCCATCGCGCTGACCGCGCGCTCGCATCCGGCCACGCCTGTCCCGGCACCGCTGGACCTGCGCTTCTTCGCGTCGCGCGTGCCGCTGTCGCTGACCGTGCTGTTCGTCGCGGGGCTGCTGTCCGGCGGTTTCTACGGCCTGGCCCCCGTGTACGCGGCGCGGCACGGCTTTTCCACCGCCCAGGTGGCGGTGTATGTCGCCGCCACCGTGACGGCCGGCTTGCTGTCGCAGTTTCCGATGGGGTGGGTGTCCGACCGGGTCAATCGCGCCGGATTGATCCGTTTCAACGCGGCCCTGCTGACGGTGTTGCCGGCCTTGATGTGGGGATGGCTGTCCATGCCGTTCCCGTTGCTGCTATTGCTGTCATGCGTGTTTGGCGTGCTGCAGTTCACGCTGTATCCGCTGGGCGCGGCCTTCGCCAACGACCATGTGGAGCCGGAACGCCGGGTCGGCCTGAGCGCGATCCTGCTGATGGCCTATGGCATCGGCGCTTGCGTCGGGCCATTGATCGCCGGCGGCCTGATGTCGCTGGCGGGCCCCAACATGTATTACGTGTTCATTTCCGCTTGCGCCCTGACGCTGGTGCTGACCGTGCGGCCCATCAAAGTGACGCACGAGCATCAGGTGGACGAGGCGCCCATGCACTTCCAGGCCATGCCGGACGCGCTGCAAAGCTCGCCCGCGGCCGCCGCCACCCTGGATCCGCGGGTGGACCCGGAGGTCGACCAGCAACTCGTCATGGTCGAGCCCCAGGCCGACGTGGTGGCGCCTCCCCGGGCCACGGCCGCGGAGGCCGAAGAGTCCCTGGCAAAAGAGACGCGGGCCGAAGACGAGACGCGCGTCTAG
- a CDS encoding DUF4148 domain-containing protein encodes MNAKTIVSAVILSFAAIGAAQAANSEPDNVPFQGVYGQAANTVSRAQVVAELQQARLAGLTGNSESNNAPFTAQADSGVTRAQITADIDRGNTTTSIAFGDLDNQPFQGA; translated from the coding sequence ATGAATGCCAAGACCATTGTTTCCGCCGTGATTCTTTCTTTCGCCGCCATCGGCGCGGCCCAGGCGGCCAACAGCGAGCCGGACAACGTTCCCTTCCAGGGCGTCTACGGCCAGGCTGCCAATACCGTAAGCCGCGCGCAAGTCGTCGCGGAACTGCAGCAAGCGCGCCTTGCCGGCCTGACGGGCAACAGCGAATCGAACAACGCCCCGTTCACCGCGCAAGCCGATAGCGGTGTGACGCGTGCCCAGATCACCGCCGATATCGACCGCGGCAACACGACGACCAGCATCGCCTTCGGCGACCTGGACAACCAGCCGTTCCAAGGTGCGTAA
- a CDS encoding molybdenum cofactor biosynthesis protein MoaE — protein sequence MIAMVVVQEADFDAAALQAALRERAGAAAGAIVTFTGYVRDFSADEATETLFLDHYSGMCERELQDIGDQAMKRWRVIDFVIAHRVGALSRNAQIVFVGAASAHRGDAFRACEYIIDALKTRAPFWKRETLAGGRSFWVEQRQSDHDRTHSWDAGASGLSKEST from the coding sequence CTGATCGCCATGGTCGTGGTACAGGAAGCCGACTTCGACGCGGCGGCTTTGCAGGCCGCGCTGCGCGAACGCGCGGGCGCCGCCGCCGGCGCCATCGTCACCTTCACCGGCTACGTCCGCGACTTCTCCGCGGACGAGGCCACCGAAACCCTGTTCCTGGATCACTATTCGGGAATGTGCGAACGCGAACTGCAGGACATCGGCGACCAGGCCATGAAGCGCTGGCGCGTCATCGATTTCGTCATCGCGCATCGCGTGGGCGCGCTGTCGCGCAACGCCCAGATCGTATTCGTGGGCGCCGCCAGCGCACACCGCGGCGACGCTTTCCGCGCCTGCGAATACATTATCGATGCGCTGAAAACGCGTGCGCCCTTCTGGAAGCGCGAAACGCTGGCTGGCGGCCGCAGCTTCTGGGTCGAACAACGCCAATCGGATCACGACCGGACCCATTCATGGGACGCCGGCGCCAGCGGTTTATCGAAGGAAAGCACATGA
- a CDS encoding MoaD/ThiS family protein — protein MDPAIQLLYFARVAEMTGRRAEAWPLPDDSVTGLALLASLEQRYPQLAPAARLKLAVNQTHVKATVTIKAGDEVAVFEPVTGG, from the coding sequence ATGGATCCGGCCATCCAACTCCTGTATTTCGCGCGCGTCGCCGAAATGACCGGCCGCCGGGCGGAAGCCTGGCCGCTGCCGGACGACAGCGTGACCGGCCTTGCGCTGCTGGCAAGCCTGGAACAGCGCTACCCCCAGCTGGCGCCCGCCGCCCGGCTCAAGCTTGCGGTCAACCAGACCCACGTCAAGGCCACGGTCACGATAAAGGCCGGCGACGAAGTCGCCGTTTTCGAGCCCGTCACCGGAGGCTGA